Proteins encoded together in one Penaeus vannamei isolate JL-2024 chromosome 11, ASM4276789v1, whole genome shotgun sequence window:
- the LOC113822737 gene encoding uncharacterized protein isoform X3 yields MLQPTPHTGARCQFWRQQSTQHSPRPRQRPQRLRPIQPSCTRSLCTTPSSTSISLRKPFSHSGELRPSGGGSPLAPTLSSNLEEVTYPAMGCTLKPLLPTLYLIEPIERSPTPNIPECNSPCVAEPSSPPHGDFTTASAVGSLPFASTPVSLACPSTPTTTTTTVGNSTSMSAATKTVHDSLLQIKPLAATIATATTSGKNPQGTARPKPMAQDSVTMASDVDKNNNATEDSKVGGGSDDGTSPSTLQTSHQGSFALDQLNDSHCHSSNSSINSSHSSSSSAVSSIMSTASKSSFSSNSIHTRPPKENGSSHKKRVEEIGVEKIPVERNMTKATPRPLNPPGGATSPSSPCGAGSCVDPTSQHSSTHKATKPMAWNGWIPMTAKIGWGSHLGPSSLCPHHSGAMTPVPASPVPLQASRMLMSPSWTSLGWPLTPPPTCPLTPKANSSSSNSSTSNSNSTSNSTSHNSTSSNTTTTTTNKHTWWPQMACSPHSALPASARAPLPLSSQVLELPVEEASSLAPPASPPTALSKDTALLLSATQISNIASTMTSTSSTPSNSSSKNSSPMSNRTQVMGGSPNPFQAQYPGSGVNQATYGYMNQSPVVMMPYYQCGGTVGPYYQWPSPVMMQWPMIPLPSTHYSAQSLTPTTTTSSGMSGPYPHLSAVPLNPHSHGPSAPSNLQGVASKSMDEMIDPCSSSSNSPHHGHNTGSHSCLSKLNLHTGMAVHPQAQASQETLSGMLVVGPRRVDGHRLTLSDSPRKYHSSPHKAIPSPRKFPHPLAPPSPRGPLQERRSFSSLTEASLRALPTLRDDHCALMPMTPPPTPLLETDSHEADVGT; encoded by the exons ATGCTGCAACCTACACCACATACGGGAGCACGGTGCCAGTTTTGGCGCCAACAGAGTACCCAACATTCCCCCAGACCCCGGCAGCGCCCACAACGCCTTCGGCCTATCCAACCATCATGTACCCGCAGCCTGTGTACTACCCCCAGCAGTACCAGTATCAGCCTACG CAAACCGTTCAGCCACAGTGGGGAGCTGCGCCCCAGTGGAGGTGGATCACCCCTGGCTCCTACCCTCAG CAGCAACCTGGAGGAAGTTACATACCCAGCGATGGGATGTACACTCAAGCCTCTACTACCTACATTGTACCTGATAGAACCTATTGAGCGGTCCCCAACGCCCAACATT CCTGAGTGCAACTCCCCATGTGTGGCTGAGCCCAGCAGTCCACCACATGGGGACTTCACCACAGCTTCTGCCGTGGGAAGCCTGCCCTTCGCCTCTACCCCTGTGTCCCTGGCTTGCCCCTctactcccaccaccaccaccaccactgttgGCAATTCCACTTCCATGTCTGCAGCAACAAAAACCGTGCATGACTCCTTGCTGCAGATCAAACCCCTCGCCGCCACCATTGCTACTGCCACCACCAGCGGAAAGAATCCTCAAGGAACTGCAAGGCCGAAGCCCATGGCACAGGACTCGGTGACTATGGCTTCAGAtgtggataaaaataataacgcaaCTGAG GACAgcaaggtgggtgggggaagcgACGACGGCACTTCTCCCAGTACCCTGCAGACATCCCACCAAGGTTCCTTCGCTCTCGACCAGCTCAACGACAGCCACTgccacagcagcaacagcagcatcaacagcagccaCAGCAGCAGCTCTTCAGCAGTATCGAGCATTATGAGTACAGCAAGCAAGAGCAGTTTCAGCAGCAACAGTATACACACCAGGCCCCCAAAGGAGAATGGTTCGAGCCACaagaaaagggtggaggaaaTTGGTGTGGAGAAGATCCCAGTCGAGAGGAACATGACGAAGGCAACCCCAAGGCCTTTGAACCCACCTGGTGGTGCAACCAGCCCTTCATCCCCATGTGGGGCTGGGTCATGTGTGGACCCTACCAGCCAGCACAGCAGCACACACAAGGCCACGAAACCAATGGCTTGGAATGGCTGGATACCCATGACAGCCAAGATCGGATGGGGGTCCCACCTGGGCCCGTCATCCTTGTGTCCCCACCACAGTGGGGCGATGACCCCCGTACCTGCCAGCCCAGTGCCTTTGCAGGCATCTCGCATGTTAATGTCCCCTTCATGGACTTCCCTTGGGTGGCCCCTGACTCCTCCACCTACCTGCCCATTAACCCCCAAagccaacagcagcagcagcaacagcagcaccagcaacagcaacagcaccaGCAACAGCACCAGCCACAACAGTACCAGCAgcaacacaaccaccaccaccaccaacaagcaCACTTGGTGGCCTCAAATGGCTTGCTCACCCCACAGCGCATTGCCGGCCTCCGCACGAGCCCCATTACCCCTGAGCTCCCAAGTCCTGGAGTTACCAGTCGAGGAGGCTTCCTCCTTGGCTCCCCCGGCCAGTCCCCCTACAGCCCTCAGCAAGGATACAGCTTTGTTGTTGTCAGCAACACAAATCAGCAACATTGCCAGCACAATGACTTCTACCAGCAGCACacccagcaacagcagcagcaagaacaGCAGCCCCATGAGCAACCGTACCCAGGTGATGGGTggctctcccaaccccttccagGCTCAGTACCCTGGGAGTGGAGTAAATCAAGCGACATATGGGTACATGAATCAAAGTCCAGTTGTGATGATGCCATACTACCAGTGTGGGGGGACAGTCGGGCCCTACTACCAGTGGCCCTCACCAGTGATGATGCAGTGGCCTATGATCCCTCTACCATCAACACATTACAGTGCCCAGAGCCtgaccccaacaacaacaacatcctcgGGAATGTCTGGGCCATACCCCCATCTGTCTGCTGTGCCCCTCAACCCTCACAGCCATGGTCCCAGTGCTCCCTCCAATCTGCAGGGAGTAGCCTCGAAGTCCATGGACGAAATGATAGACccatgcagcagcagcagcaacagccctCATCATGGCCACAACACTGGCAGTCACAGCTGTTTGAGCAAATTGAATTTACACACTGGTATGGCAGTGCACCCCCAGGCCCAGGCGAGCCAGGAAACTTTGTCTGGGATGCTAGTTGTGGGCCCCAGGCGGGTCGATGGCCACAGGTTAACGCTGTCTGACTCACCTCGGAAATACCACTCCTCTCCCCACAAGGCAATACCTTCTCCCCGCAAATTCCCCCATCCCCTTGCCCCTCCAAGCCCCAGGGGCCCTCTCCAAGAAAGGCGTTCCTTTAGTTCTCTCACAGAAGCAAGTTTAAGGGCACTGCCAACTCTCCGTGATGATCACTGTGCTTTAATGCCAAtgacaccaccacccacaccactccTGGAAACTGACTCACATGAAGCAGATGTTGGCACTTAG
- the LOC113822737 gene encoding uncharacterized protein isoform X4, which produces MLQPTPHTGARCQFWRQQSTQHSPRPRQRPQRLRPIQPSCTRSLCTTPSSTSISLRKPFSHSGELRPSGGGSPLAPTLSNLEEVTYPAMGCTLKPLLPTLYLIEPIERSPTPNIPECNSPCVAEPSSPPHGDFTTASAVGSLPFASTPVSLACPSTPTTTTTTVGNSTSMSAATKTVHDSLLQIKPLAATIATATTSGKNPQGTARPKPMAQDSVTMASDVDKNNNATEDSKVGGGSDDGTSPSTLQTSHQGSFALDQLNDSHCHSSNSSINSSHSSSSSAVSSIMSTASKSSFSSNSIHTRPPKENGSSHKKRVEEIGVEKIPVERNMTKATPRPLNPPGGATSPSSPCGAGSCVDPTSQHSSTHKATKPMAWNGWIPMTAKIGWGSHLGPSSLCPHHSGAMTPVPASPVPLQASRMLMSPSWTSLGWPLTPPPTCPLTPKANSSSSNSSTSNSNSTSNSTSHNSTSSNTTTTTTNKHTWWPQMACSPHSALPASARAPLPLSSQVLELPVEEASSLAPPASPPTALSKDTALLLSATQISNIASTMTSTSSTPSNSSSKNSSPMSNRTQVMGGSPNPFQAQYPGSGVNQATYGYMNQSPVVMMPYYQCGGTVGPYYQWPSPVMMQWPMIPLPSTHYSAQSLTPTTTTSSGMSGPYPHLSAVPLNPHSHGPSAPSNLQGVASKSMDEMIDPCSSSSNSPHHGHNTGSHSCLSKLNLHTGMAVHPQAQASQETLSGMLVVGPRRVDGHRLTLSDSPRKYHSSPHKAIPSPRKFPHPLAPPSPRGPLQERRSFSSLTEASLRALPTLRDDHCALMPMTPPPTPLLETDSHEADVGT; this is translated from the exons ATGCTGCAACCTACACCACATACGGGAGCACGGTGCCAGTTTTGGCGCCAACAGAGTACCCAACATTCCCCCAGACCCCGGCAGCGCCCACAACGCCTTCGGCCTATCCAACCATCATGTACCCGCAGCCTGTGTACTACCCCCAGCAGTACCAGTATCAGCCTACG CAAACCGTTCAGCCACAGTGGGGAGCTGCGCCCCAGTGGAGGTGGATCACCCCTGGCTCCTACCCTCAG CAACCTGGAGGAAGTTACATACCCAGCGATGGGATGTACACTCAAGCCTCTACTACCTACATTGTACCTGATAGAACCTATTGAGCGGTCCCCAACGCCCAACATT CCTGAGTGCAACTCCCCATGTGTGGCTGAGCCCAGCAGTCCACCACATGGGGACTTCACCACAGCTTCTGCCGTGGGAAGCCTGCCCTTCGCCTCTACCCCTGTGTCCCTGGCTTGCCCCTctactcccaccaccaccaccaccactgttgGCAATTCCACTTCCATGTCTGCAGCAACAAAAACCGTGCATGACTCCTTGCTGCAGATCAAACCCCTCGCCGCCACCATTGCTACTGCCACCACCAGCGGAAAGAATCCTCAAGGAACTGCAAGGCCGAAGCCCATGGCACAGGACTCGGTGACTATGGCTTCAGAtgtggataaaaataataacgcaaCTGAG GACAgcaaggtgggtgggggaagcgACGACGGCACTTCTCCCAGTACCCTGCAGACATCCCACCAAGGTTCCTTCGCTCTCGACCAGCTCAACGACAGCCACTgccacagcagcaacagcagcatcaacagcagccaCAGCAGCAGCTCTTCAGCAGTATCGAGCATTATGAGTACAGCAAGCAAGAGCAGTTTCAGCAGCAACAGTATACACACCAGGCCCCCAAAGGAGAATGGTTCGAGCCACaagaaaagggtggaggaaaTTGGTGTGGAGAAGATCCCAGTCGAGAGGAACATGACGAAGGCAACCCCAAGGCCTTTGAACCCACCTGGTGGTGCAACCAGCCCTTCATCCCCATGTGGGGCTGGGTCATGTGTGGACCCTACCAGCCAGCACAGCAGCACACACAAGGCCACGAAACCAATGGCTTGGAATGGCTGGATACCCATGACAGCCAAGATCGGATGGGGGTCCCACCTGGGCCCGTCATCCTTGTGTCCCCACCACAGTGGGGCGATGACCCCCGTACCTGCCAGCCCAGTGCCTTTGCAGGCATCTCGCATGTTAATGTCCCCTTCATGGACTTCCCTTGGGTGGCCCCTGACTCCTCCACCTACCTGCCCATTAACCCCCAAagccaacagcagcagcagcaacagcagcaccagcaacagcaacagcaccaGCAACAGCACCAGCCACAACAGTACCAGCAgcaacacaaccaccaccaccaccaacaagcaCACTTGGTGGCCTCAAATGGCTTGCTCACCCCACAGCGCATTGCCGGCCTCCGCACGAGCCCCATTACCCCTGAGCTCCCAAGTCCTGGAGTTACCAGTCGAGGAGGCTTCCTCCTTGGCTCCCCCGGCCAGTCCCCCTACAGCCCTCAGCAAGGATACAGCTTTGTTGTTGTCAGCAACACAAATCAGCAACATTGCCAGCACAATGACTTCTACCAGCAGCACacccagcaacagcagcagcaagaacaGCAGCCCCATGAGCAACCGTACCCAGGTGATGGGTggctctcccaaccccttccagGCTCAGTACCCTGGGAGTGGAGTAAATCAAGCGACATATGGGTACATGAATCAAAGTCCAGTTGTGATGATGCCATACTACCAGTGTGGGGGGACAGTCGGGCCCTACTACCAGTGGCCCTCACCAGTGATGATGCAGTGGCCTATGATCCCTCTACCATCAACACATTACAGTGCCCAGAGCCtgaccccaacaacaacaacatcctcgGGAATGTCTGGGCCATACCCCCATCTGTCTGCTGTGCCCCTCAACCCTCACAGCCATGGTCCCAGTGCTCCCTCCAATCTGCAGGGAGTAGCCTCGAAGTCCATGGACGAAATGATAGACccatgcagcagcagcagcaacagccctCATCATGGCCACAACACTGGCAGTCACAGCTGTTTGAGCAAATTGAATTTACACACTGGTATGGCAGTGCACCCCCAGGCCCAGGCGAGCCAGGAAACTTTGTCTGGGATGCTAGTTGTGGGCCCCAGGCGGGTCGATGGCCACAGGTTAACGCTGTCTGACTCACCTCGGAAATACCACTCCTCTCCCCACAAGGCAATACCTTCTCCCCGCAAATTCCCCCATCCCCTTGCCCCTCCAAGCCCCAGGGGCCCTCTCCAAGAAAGGCGTTCCTTTAGTTCTCTCACAGAAGCAAGTTTAAGGGCACTGCCAACTCTCCGTGATGATCACTGTGCTTTAATGCCAAtgacaccaccacccacaccactccTGGAAACTGACTCACATGAAGCAGATGTTGGCACTTAG
- the LOC113822737 gene encoding uncharacterized protein isoform X1: MSSPNSAEVSGSPSPAPSSIGNNAPKYGTLVPNRVFVGGISASTTEQDLLELFSQYGSVKATKIISDRAGVSKGYGFVTFETEDEARRLTQEADNIMLKDRKLNIAPAIKKQVSDVGYMKTYSPRLVESSNSVVGTGGPVFFGNAATYTTYGSTVPVLAPTEYPTFPQTPAAPTTPSAYPTIMYPQPVYYPQQYQYQPTQTVQPQWGAAPQWRWITPGSYPQPECNSPCVAEPSSPPHGDFTTASAVGSLPFASTPVSLACPSTPTTTTTTVGNSTSMSAATKTVHDSLLQIKPLAATIATATTSGKNPQGTARPKPMAQDSVTMASDVDKNNNATEDSKVGGGSDDGTSPSTLQTSHQGSFALDQLNDSHCHSSNSSINSSHSSSSSAVSSIMSTASKSSFSSNSIHTRPPKENGSSHKKRVEEIGVEKIPVERNMTKATPRPLNPPGGATSPSSPCGAGSCVDPTSQHSSTHKATKPMAWNGWIPMTAKIGWGSHLGPSSLCPHHSGAMTPVPASPVPLQASRMLMSPSWTSLGWPLTPPPTCPLTPKANSSSSNSSTSNSNSTSNSTSHNSTSSNTTTTTTNKHTWWPQMACSPHSALPASARAPLPLSSQVLELPVEEASSLAPPASPPTALSKDTALLLSATQISNIASTMTSTSSTPSNSSSKNSSPMSNRTQVMGGSPNPFQAQYPGSGVNQATYGYMNQSPVVMMPYYQCGGTVGPYYQWPSPVMMQWPMIPLPSTHYSAQSLTPTTTTSSGMSGPYPHLSAVPLNPHSHGPSAPSNLQGVASKSMDEMIDPCSSSSNSPHHGHNTGSHSCLSKLNLHTGMAVHPQAQASQETLSGMLVVGPRRVDGHRLTLSDSPRKYHSSPHKAIPSPRKFPHPLAPPSPRGPLQERRSFSSLTEASLRALPTLRDDHCALMPMTPPPTPLLETDSHEADVGT; this comes from the exons GCTGATAACATAATGCTCAaagacagaaaattgaatattgcaCCAGCCATTAAGAAACAAGTTAGTGATGTAGGATACATGAAG ACATATTCACCGCGCTTAGTAGAGAGCAGCAACAGTGTAGTAGGAACTGGTGGACCAGTCTTCTTTGGAAATGCTGCAACCTACACCACATACGGGAGCACGGTGCCAGTTTTGGCGCCAACAGAGTACCCAACATTCCCCCAGACCCCGGCAGCGCCCACAACGCCTTCGGCCTATCCAACCATCATGTACCCGCAGCCTGTGTACTACCCCCAGCAGTACCAGTATCAGCCTACG CAAACCGTTCAGCCACAGTGGGGAGCTGCGCCCCAGTGGAGGTGGATCACCCCTGGCTCCTACCCTCAG CCTGAGTGCAACTCCCCATGTGTGGCTGAGCCCAGCAGTCCACCACATGGGGACTTCACCACAGCTTCTGCCGTGGGAAGCCTGCCCTTCGCCTCTACCCCTGTGTCCCTGGCTTGCCCCTctactcccaccaccaccaccaccactgttgGCAATTCCACTTCCATGTCTGCAGCAACAAAAACCGTGCATGACTCCTTGCTGCAGATCAAACCCCTCGCCGCCACCATTGCTACTGCCACCACCAGCGGAAAGAATCCTCAAGGAACTGCAAGGCCGAAGCCCATGGCACAGGACTCGGTGACTATGGCTTCAGAtgtggataaaaataataacgcaaCTGAG GACAgcaaggtgggtgggggaagcgACGACGGCACTTCTCCCAGTACCCTGCAGACATCCCACCAAGGTTCCTTCGCTCTCGACCAGCTCAACGACAGCCACTgccacagcagcaacagcagcatcaacagcagccaCAGCAGCAGCTCTTCAGCAGTATCGAGCATTATGAGTACAGCAAGCAAGAGCAGTTTCAGCAGCAACAGTATACACACCAGGCCCCCAAAGGAGAATGGTTCGAGCCACaagaaaagggtggaggaaaTTGGTGTGGAGAAGATCCCAGTCGAGAGGAACATGACGAAGGCAACCCCAAGGCCTTTGAACCCACCTGGTGGTGCAACCAGCCCTTCATCCCCATGTGGGGCTGGGTCATGTGTGGACCCTACCAGCCAGCACAGCAGCACACACAAGGCCACGAAACCAATGGCTTGGAATGGCTGGATACCCATGACAGCCAAGATCGGATGGGGGTCCCACCTGGGCCCGTCATCCTTGTGTCCCCACCACAGTGGGGCGATGACCCCCGTACCTGCCAGCCCAGTGCCTTTGCAGGCATCTCGCATGTTAATGTCCCCTTCATGGACTTCCCTTGGGTGGCCCCTGACTCCTCCACCTACCTGCCCATTAACCCCCAAagccaacagcagcagcagcaacagcagcaccagcaacagcaacagcaccaGCAACAGCACCAGCCACAACAGTACCAGCAgcaacacaaccaccaccaccaccaacaagcaCACTTGGTGGCCTCAAATGGCTTGCTCACCCCACAGCGCATTGCCGGCCTCCGCACGAGCCCCATTACCCCTGAGCTCCCAAGTCCTGGAGTTACCAGTCGAGGAGGCTTCCTCCTTGGCTCCCCCGGCCAGTCCCCCTACAGCCCTCAGCAAGGATACAGCTTTGTTGTTGTCAGCAACACAAATCAGCAACATTGCCAGCACAATGACTTCTACCAGCAGCACacccagcaacagcagcagcaagaacaGCAGCCCCATGAGCAACCGTACCCAGGTGATGGGTggctctcccaaccccttccagGCTCAGTACCCTGGGAGTGGAGTAAATCAAGCGACATATGGGTACATGAATCAAAGTCCAGTTGTGATGATGCCATACTACCAGTGTGGGGGGACAGTCGGGCCCTACTACCAGTGGCCCTCACCAGTGATGATGCAGTGGCCTATGATCCCTCTACCATCAACACATTACAGTGCCCAGAGCCtgaccccaacaacaacaacatcctcgGGAATGTCTGGGCCATACCCCCATCTGTCTGCTGTGCCCCTCAACCCTCACAGCCATGGTCCCAGTGCTCCCTCCAATCTGCAGGGAGTAGCCTCGAAGTCCATGGACGAAATGATAGACccatgcagcagcagcagcaacagccctCATCATGGCCACAACACTGGCAGTCACAGCTGTTTGAGCAAATTGAATTTACACACTGGTATGGCAGTGCACCCCCAGGCCCAGGCGAGCCAGGAAACTTTGTCTGGGATGCTAGTTGTGGGCCCCAGGCGGGTCGATGGCCACAGGTTAACGCTGTCTGACTCACCTCGGAAATACCACTCCTCTCCCCACAAGGCAATACCTTCTCCCCGCAAATTCCCCCATCCCCTTGCCCCTCCAAGCCCCAGGGGCCCTCTCCAAGAAAGGCGTTCCTTTAGTTCTCTCACAGAAGCAAGTTTAAGGGCACTGCCAACTCTCCGTGATGATCACTGTGCTTTAATGCCAAtgacaccaccacccacaccactccTGGAAACTGACTCACATGAAGCAGATGTTGGCACTTAG